From Thermus albus, one genomic window encodes:
- a CDS encoding GNAT family N-acetyltransferase — protein MALLRLAEEKDLPAIARLSHRTLLLGREGPLVFPSQELWGELFVAPYLRRGCCSRVAEEEGEILGYILGACSNLALTLYLLPRMPLLLLKLLLGCYGPPLPHLRYLLRLLLFPGPKAPKSLYPAHLHIAVDPKAQGKGLGKALLRDFLECLKKSGVKGVQLSTTRANAAARKLYGSLGFRLYAKRASPFWAPYHGHPVIHEVWVKEL, from the coding sequence GTGGCCCTCCTTCGCCTCGCCGAGGAAAAAGACCTCCCCGCCATCGCCCGGCTTTCCCACAGGACCCTCCTCCTGGGGCGGGAAGGCCCTTTGGTCTTCCCCAGCCAGGAGCTTTGGGGGGAGCTCTTCGTAGCCCCTTACCTGAGGCGGGGATGCTGTTCCCGGGTGGCGGAGGAAGAAGGGGAGATCCTGGGCTACATCCTGGGCGCCTGTTCCAACCTCGCCCTCACCCTTTACCTCCTTCCCCGCATGCCACTCCTTCTCCTCAAGCTTCTGCTAGGCTGTTACGGACCACCTCTTCCCCACCTCCGCTACCTCCTGAGGCTCCTCCTCTTCCCAGGCCCTAAGGCCCCCAAGAGCCTTTACCCCGCCCACCTGCACATCGCCGTGGATCCCAAGGCCCAGGGGAAAGGTCTGGGAAAGGCCCTCCTTAGGGATTTTCTGGAGTGCCTAAAGAAAAGCGGGGTAAAAGGGGTGCAGCTTTCCACCACCCGGGCCAACGCCGCCGCCCGGAAGCTCTACGGGAGCCTGGGCTTCCGCCTCTACGCCAAGCGGGCCAGCCCCTTCTGGGCCCCCTACCACGGCCATCCCGTCATCCACGAGGTCTGGGTTAAGGAGCTTTAA
- a CDS encoding PIG-L deacetylase family protein yields MRRLAPWQWLLFLLALYLVLAEALRLWLGLLWAERVGLILAALGVWAFINGRFIFAYYHALTTSFRVRRLPPYPQPQPGEHLLLLVPHPDDEVLAAAGLMRRTLLRGGRVSVVYLTSGDAFDLAAGSPLPSKEAMRRLALRRMVEAWRGLEVLGLPRDNAYFLGFPDQGLFALFTTHYYLPYESPYTGLKAVAYPGCYRPGLPYTGKALEATLVELLTALKPTRILLPSPLDAHRDHQATAYFGMQVAASLGMEKRLEYYLIHGGYQYPLPKGLHPRLPLYPPPRGRGLPWRRFPLSEEEVRLKEKAIRAHRTQMRLLGRFLLAFVRQNELFSPLPIPAREALASEEEEGWAVLEGREVL; encoded by the coding sequence GTGCGCCGCCTGGCTCCCTGGCAGTGGCTCCTCTTCCTTTTGGCCCTCTACCTGGTTTTGGCGGAGGCCTTAAGGCTTTGGCTGGGCCTCCTCTGGGCGGAGCGGGTGGGGCTCATCCTGGCGGCCCTGGGGGTTTGGGCTTTCATCAACGGGAGGTTCATCTTCGCCTACTACCACGCCCTTACCACCTCCTTCCGGGTGCGGAGGCTTCCTCCCTATCCGCAACCCCAGCCGGGGGAGCACCTCCTCCTCCTGGTCCCCCACCCGGACGACGAGGTGCTGGCGGCGGCGGGTCTGATGCGCCGCACTCTTCTAAGGGGAGGGCGGGTGAGCGTGGTCTACCTCACCTCGGGGGATGCCTTTGACCTGGCTGCGGGAAGCCCTTTGCCCTCCAAGGAGGCCATGCGCCGGCTGGCCTTAAGGCGCATGGTGGAGGCCTGGCGGGGCCTCGAGGTCCTGGGCCTTCCCCGGGATAACGCCTATTTCCTGGGGTTTCCCGACCAAGGGCTTTTCGCCCTTTTCACCACCCACTACTACCTGCCCTACGAAAGCCCCTACACCGGGCTTAAGGCGGTGGCCTACCCGGGCTGTTACCGCCCTGGGCTTCCCTACACGGGCAAGGCCTTGGAGGCCACCTTGGTGGAGCTTCTCACTGCCCTCAAGCCCACCCGTATCCTCCTTCCAAGCCCACTGGACGCGCATCGGGACCACCAGGCCACCGCCTACTTCGGCATGCAGGTAGCGGCTTCTTTGGGAATGGAGAAGAGGCTGGAGTACTACCTCATCCACGGGGGGTACCAGTACCCCCTGCCCAAAGGGCTCCATCCCCGGCTTCCCCTCTACCCGCCCCCTAGGGGAAGGGGCCTCCCTTGGCGCCGCTTTCCCCTGAGCGAGGAGGAGGTGAGGCTTAAGGAAAAGGCCATCCGTGCCCACCGAACCCAGATGCGGCTATTGGGCCGCTTTCTCCTGGCCTTCGTGCGCCAGAACGAACTCTTTAGCCCCCTGCCCATCCCGGCGCGGGAGGCCTTAGCCTCGGAGGAAGAGGAGGGGTGGGCCGTCCTCGAGGGGCGGGAGGTCCTCTAG
- the scpB gene encoding SMC-Scp complex subunit ScpB — translation MPSLKAELLAVLFAAGRPVSLRELKALGHPEEGLLRALQALEAELKEGGLGVALERVAGGWRLVVHEGVLGAVEKVLKPSPPRLSKAALEVLALIAYHQPVARAELEAMRGKSVEGVLDSLLERGLIRVVGEKEAPGRPKLYGTTERFLEVFGLESLEDLPPLEDGPPLLFLRG, via the coding sequence ATGCCTAGCCTAAAGGCCGAGCTTCTAGCGGTCCTCTTCGCTGCGGGCAGGCCCGTGTCCTTACGGGAACTAAAGGCCTTGGGCCATCCGGAGGAGGGGCTCCTGAGGGCGCTCCAGGCCTTGGAGGCGGAACTCAAGGAGGGAGGCCTAGGGGTGGCCCTGGAACGGGTGGCGGGAGGCTGGCGGCTGGTGGTGCACGAGGGAGTTCTAGGAGCCGTGGAAAAGGTCCTCAAGCCCAGCCCGCCTCGGCTCTCCAAGGCGGCCCTGGAGGTCCTGGCCCTCATCGCCTACCACCAGCCCGTGGCCCGGGCGGAGTTGGAGGCCATGCGGGGCAAAAGCGTGGAGGGAGTCCTGGACAGTCTCTTGGAACGGGGGCTCATCCGGGTGGTGGGCGAGAAGGAAGCCCCGGGCCGGCCCAAGCTTTACGGCACCACGGAGCGCTTCCTGGAGGTCTTCGGCCTGGAAAGCCTAGAGGACCTCCCGCCCCTCGAGGACGGCCCACCCCTCCTCTTCCTCCGAGGCTAA
- a CDS encoding L-threonylcarbamoyladenylate synthase: protein MVEVYQKVQEAAETLKDGGLVAFPTDTVWGVLARMEDEAACRRIYALKGRGEEKPLQVLVADLESALGLADLGPLKGKFLRLVEAFWPGGLTVVVPGRNIPPWISRDGSVGLRMPDHGLLRELLRQVGGYAAATSLNKSGEPPVRTEAEARAFGVDYVFPGEAKGLASSVVDLRTGKVLREGSIPQEALWPYLQDA from the coding sequence ATGGTAGAAGTATACCAGAAGGTCCAGGAAGCGGCGGAGACCCTCAAGGATGGGGGCCTGGTGGCCTTTCCCACCGACACCGTCTGGGGGGTGCTGGCCCGGATGGAGGATGAGGCCGCCTGCCGGCGCATCTACGCCCTGAAGGGACGGGGGGAGGAAAAGCCCTTGCAGGTACTGGTGGCGGATCTGGAAAGCGCCTTGGGCCTGGCGGACCTGGGGCCTCTTAAGGGGAAGTTCCTGCGCCTGGTGGAGGCCTTCTGGCCTGGCGGGCTCACCGTGGTGGTGCCGGGGCGAAACATTCCCCCTTGGATCAGCCGGGATGGCTCCGTGGGGCTCAGGATGCCGGACCACGGGCTTCTTAGGGAGCTCCTCCGCCAAGTGGGCGGGTATGCCGCCGCCACCAGCCTCAACAAAAGCGGAGAACCCCCGGTCCGCACAGAGGCCGAGGCCCGGGCCTTCGGCGTAGACTATGTCTTCCCCGGGGAGGCTAAGGGCCTAGCCTCCAGCGTGGTGGACCTGCGCACGGGGAAGGTCCTAAGGGAAGGGTCCATTCCCCAGGAGGCCCTTTGGCCTTACCTGCAAGATGCCTAG
- a CDS encoding type II secretion system F family protein → MPVYQYKARDRQGRLVEATIEAEDLRTAARLLRDRGLFVAEIKEPGRGLQAEVRLPALERGPGLKDLAIFSRQLATMLGAGLTLLQSLSILEKQTENKKFREIIKKVRTDIEGGMAFSEALAKHKLFSRLYVNLVRAGETSGGLDVILDRLATFLEKDLELRGKIRSAMTYPTIVFVFAVGVAYFLLTGIVPQFAQILTDLGSELPLLTRFLIALSDFLRAATLPLLLLLVVLFFVYRWYYGTPQGRKAVDRVKLRMPVFGNLNRKTAVARFSRTLALLLSSGVNIVESLDITKGTAGNSVVEEIVDMAKLKVQQGEPLNLTLAQHPFVFPPMVSSMVAIGEETGALDTLLSKIADFYEREVDEAVASLTAAIEPLMIIFLGVIVGMIVAGMFLPLFKIIGTLSAQ, encoded by the coding sequence ATGCCGGTCTACCAGTATAAGGCCCGCGACCGCCAGGGCCGCCTGGTGGAGGCCACCATTGAGGCCGAGGACCTGCGCACCGCTGCCAGGCTCCTTAGGGACCGGGGTCTTTTTGTGGCCGAGATCAAGGAGCCGGGAAGGGGCTTGCAGGCGGAGGTGCGGCTTCCCGCTTTGGAGAGGGGGCCCGGGCTTAAGGACCTGGCCATCTTTTCCCGGCAGCTGGCCACCATGCTGGGGGCAGGGCTTACCCTGCTCCAATCCCTATCCATTCTGGAAAAGCAGACGGAGAACAAGAAGTTCCGGGAGATCATCAAGAAGGTCCGCACCGACATAGAAGGCGGCATGGCCTTCTCCGAGGCCCTGGCCAAGCACAAGCTCTTCTCCCGGCTTTACGTGAACCTGGTGCGGGCTGGGGAGACCTCGGGCGGTTTGGACGTGATCCTGGACCGCTTGGCCACCTTCCTGGAGAAGGACCTGGAGCTGAGGGGCAAGATCCGTAGCGCCATGACCTACCCCACCATCGTCTTCGTCTTTGCCGTGGGCGTGGCCTACTTCCTCCTCACCGGCATCGTGCCCCAGTTTGCCCAGATCCTCACGGACTTGGGTTCGGAGCTTCCCCTGCTTACCCGTTTCCTCATCGCCCTTTCGGACTTCCTCCGGGCGGCCACCCTGCCCCTTTTGCTGCTATTGGTGGTCCTTTTCTTCGTCTACCGCTGGTACTATGGCACCCCCCAGGGGCGGAAGGCGGTTGACCGCGTGAAGCTCCGGATGCCCGTCTTCGGCAACCTAAACCGCAAGACGGCGGTGGCCCGTTTTTCCCGCACCCTGGCCCTGCTCCTTTCCAGCGGGGTGAACATCGTGGAGTCCTTGGACATCACCAAGGGAACCGCGGGGAATAGCGTGGTGGAGGAGATCGTGGACATGGCTAAGCTCAAGGTGCAACAAGGGGAACCCTTGAACCTTACCCTGGCCCAGCACCCCTTCGTCTTTCCGCCCATGGTGAGCTCCATGGTGGCCATCGGCGAGGAAACAGGGGCCTTGGATACCTTGCTTTCCAAGATCGCCGACTTCTACGAGCGGGAGGTGGACGAGGCGGTGGCCAGCCTCACTGCGGCCATTGAGCCCCTCATGATCATCTTCCTGGGGGTGATTGTGGGCATGATCGTGGCGGGGATGTTCCTGCCCCTCTTCAAGATCATCGGCACCCTTTCCGCGCAATAA
- a CDS encoding EVE domain-containing protein: MAYWLLKSEPEVYSILDLKQEGGAVWDGVRNYQARNYLMRMQVGDLCFFYHSGANPPGIAGLCQVVRTLVPDPTQFDPQSPYFDPKATREKPRWYTVEVAFLEAWPLIPLAQLKACFPQDHPLVKRGNRLSVMPVPPEVAEKLIARKGCR; the protein is encoded by the coding sequence ATGGCCTACTGGCTTCTCAAGTCCGAACCCGAGGTGTATAGCATCCTGGACCTGAAGCAGGAAGGCGGGGCCGTTTGGGACGGGGTGCGCAACTACCAGGCCCGGAACTACCTGATGCGGATGCAGGTGGGGGACCTTTGTTTCTTTTACCATTCGGGCGCCAACCCTCCGGGGATTGCCGGGCTTTGCCAAGTGGTGAGGACCCTGGTTCCTGACCCCACGCAGTTTGACCCTCAAAGCCCCTATTTTGACCCCAAGGCCACCCGGGAAAAGCCCCGCTGGTACACGGTGGAGGTGGCCTTCCTCGAGGCCTGGCCCCTCATCCCCCTGGCCCAGCTCAAGGCCTGCTTTCCCCAAGACCACCCCCTGGTAAAGAGGGGGAACCGGCTTTCCGTGATGCCGGTTCCCCCGGAGGTGGCCGAGAAGCTTATTGCGCGGAAAGGGTGCCGATGA